A part of Gossypium hirsutum isolate 1008001.06 chromosome A07, Gossypium_hirsutum_v2.1, whole genome shotgun sequence genomic DNA contains:
- the LOC107953013 gene encoding uncharacterized protein, with product MGITKICPWKSGDNSCQVHIPGSLEDEGKGKEDNPVYGADSGKDLDDCDLEGINCELCMVEGKICSIPYELFDLPDLREILSLETWNSCLTEEDRFCLSAYLPDMDEWTFWLTMKELFGGSDLYFGNPMDAFFKRVKGGFYPPKVCCLRESLQFLERRKYYYTLRSYHDKMAQMFTDMRRLWDECNVSTGVQERLYMWRTRGSCRDSNLLDLNAVPSDGYLLNEDANSDSVTCHLPRRMKTWETVSTKNIVASPSADGMTIIAANYSTKGVLKVNTSGSNAIHNHNQKLVVGDKSEQCLSVPKGLLKAVTKVPSVLPSLSKVCSRRSQTALLVGAGAQVLRDPKPERTILGNAGGFSGSSFLWQNIVGSKMNPERSGCMLNHQDCTFRSKEVDFADSKRHKLGGENLWKNFDMGKRHKGNGDRMQEKFMAFPNQIKTPSDFNVENSEKTNKPSVSKRLKYDLPLPLTYKRRKPQARNTSDLTNSLRTGIDIRTSSSKESNQPLGNSVNAFKFKFLGPMNGES from the coding sequence ATGGGCATAACAAAGATTTGCCCTTGGAAATCAGGGGATAATAGTTGTCAGGTTCACATTCCTGGCTCATTAGAAGATGAAGGCAAGGGAAAGGAAGATAACCCTGTATATGGGGCAGACTCGGGTAAGGATCTCGATGACTGTGACTTGGAGGGAATTAACTGTGAACTGTGCATGGTGGAAGGTAAGATTTGTAGTATACCGTATGAACTCTTTGATCTACCTGATTTGAGGGAGATATTGTCATTGGAAACATGGAACTCATGCTTGACAGAGGAAGACAGATTCTGTTTATCAGCCTATCTCCCAGATATGGATGAATGGACCTTTTGGTTGACCATGAAAGAGCTCTTCGGTGGTAGTGATTTGTATTTCGGGAATCCCATGGATGCTTTTTTCAAAAGAGTGAAAGGTGGATTTTATCCTCCCAAGGTTTGTTGTCTCAGAGAGTCCTTGCAGTTTCTTGAGAGGAGAAAATATTACTACACGTTAAGATCTTATCATGACAAAATGGCACAAATGTTCACAGACATGAGAAGGTTGTGGGATGAGTGTAATGTGAGCACTGGTGTTCAAGAAAGACTTTATATGTGGAGAACAAGGGGGAGTTGCAGGGATTCCAATTTGCTTGACCTTAATGCCGTGCCAAGTGATGGATATCTGTTAAATGAGGATGCTAACTCAGATTCAGTCACGTGCCATTTGCCAAGGAGAATGAAGACTTGGGAAACTGTTAGTACAAAAAACATTGTTGCCAGTCCATCTGCCGATGGAATGACTATTATTGCTGCAAACTACAGCACAAAGGGTGTTCTGAAGGTTAACACTTCCGGCAGTAATGCAATTCACAACCACAATCAGAAGTTGGTTGTAGGTGACAAATCGGAACAATGTCTATCAGTGCCAAAGGGTCTGTTGAAAGCAGTAACCAAAGTTCCTTCTGTTCTCCCATCGCTATCAAAAGTGTGCTCAAGAAGGTCACAAACAGCATTGCTTGTTGGTGCTGGTGCCCAAGTTTTGCGGGACCCCAAACCCGAACGTACAATCTTGGGAAATGCAGGTGGTTTTAGTGGGTCATCGTTTCTATGGCAGAACATTGTTGGTAGCAAAATGAATCCTGAGCGATCTGGATGTATGTTAAATCACCAGGATTGTACTTTCAGAAGCAAGGAAGTTGACTTTGCTGATTCAAAGAGACACAAATTGGGTGGTGAGAATTTGTGGAAGAACTTTGACATGGGAAAGAGACACAAAGGAAATGGAGATCGCATGCAGGAAAAGTTTATGGCTTTTCCCAACCAAATAAAGACCCCAAGTGATTTTAATGTTGAAAATTCAGAGAAGACAAATAAACCTAGTGTTTCAAAGAGGCTTAAGTATGATCTTCCCCTTCCATTGACTTACAAGCGAAGAAAGCCTCAAGCCAGAAACACATCAGACCTCACCAATTCACTCAGAACAGGTATCGATATAAGAACTAGTAGTTCAAAAGAATCAAACCAACCTTTAGGGAACAGTGTAAATGCATTCAAGTTTAAATTCTTGGGTCCTATGAACGGGGAATCTTAA